The Enterococcus rotai genome includes a window with the following:
- a CDS encoding acetaldehyde dehydrogenase (acetylating), whose amino-acid sequence MEMFDKDLRSVQEARDLTRKGKVAADQIATFSEEQIDQILQNMKNAASKYAVGLAERAVEETGFGKVLDKTYKNHAASQLLYEEIKNKKTVGIIAENMEKGTFDVAEPVGLVLGIIPSTNPTSTVIFKAMIALKSRNAIVFSPHPTAVNCTKKAADLLNRAAVAAGAPDGIISCLSIPTMAGTNELLHANEVSLIIATGGPGMVKAAYSSGKPALGVGAGNSPAYIERTADVKSAVAKIIASKTFDNGTICASEQSIICEEINKDEVVRELKAQGGYFMSEAETEKVCQLLFKNGYAMNAKFVGRSALVIAKAAGITVPEGTKVLIGPQGGVGAGYPLSFEKLTTVLAFYVVNNWEEACDLSIELLQNGIGHTMSLHTNDRDIVLKFAAKPASRILVNTGGSQGGTGISTGLPISFTLGCGTFGGSSVSENVGPKHLLNIKKVAYGLKEVTTLVQDDPTFTCEKIEAQERTAVSTQSTQTIASASANDVDVETLANVVRQVLASMN is encoded by the coding sequence ATGGAAATGTTCGATAAAGACTTACGTTCTGTTCAAGAAGCACGTGATTTGACTCGTAAAGGAAAAGTTGCAGCAGATCAAATCGCTACTTTTTCAGAAGAACAAATTGACCAAATTTTACAAAATATGAAAAATGCTGCAAGTAAGTATGCTGTAGGTCTAGCTGAACGAGCAGTAGAAGAAACAGGCTTTGGAAAAGTGTTAGATAAAACCTATAAAAACCATGCAGCCTCACAATTACTATATGAAGAAATTAAAAATAAAAAAACAGTTGGGATCATAGCAGAAAATATGGAAAAAGGTACCTTCGATGTTGCCGAACCAGTGGGCTTAGTCTTAGGGATTATTCCTTCAACTAATCCAACTTCTACAGTTATTTTTAAAGCGATGATTGCCTTGAAATCACGAAATGCTATTGTGTTCTCACCACATCCAACAGCTGTTAATTGTACCAAAAAAGCAGCAGATTTATTGAATCGGGCAGCAGTAGCAGCAGGGGCACCTGATGGAATTATCAGCTGTTTATCGATTCCAACGATGGCTGGCACTAATGAATTACTCCATGCAAATGAAGTGAGTTTGATTATTGCAACTGGTGGACCAGGGATGGTCAAAGCAGCGTACAGTTCAGGCAAACCAGCTTTAGGTGTGGGCGCTGGAAATTCACCTGCTTATATCGAGAGAACGGCGGATGTGAAAAGTGCAGTAGCTAAAATCATAGCTTCAAAAACCTTTGATAATGGTACTATTTGTGCTTCTGAACAATCGATCATCTGCGAAGAAATCAATAAAGATGAAGTTGTTCGTGAATTGAAAGCGCAAGGCGGCTACTTTATGTCAGAGGCTGAAACTGAAAAAGTTTGCCAATTACTATTTAAAAATGGTTATGCTATGAATGCAAAATTTGTAGGACGTAGTGCATTAGTCATTGCAAAAGCAGCAGGAATTACCGTTCCAGAAGGGACTAAAGTATTGATTGGTCCACAAGGCGGTGTAGGTGCGGGTTATCCATTGTCGTTTGAAAAATTAACGACCGTTCTAGCTTTCTATGTTGTAAACAATTGGGAAGAAGCGTGTGATTTAAGCATTGAACTATTACAAAACGGTATTGGTCATACCATGAGTTTGCATACTAATGATCGTGATATTGTCCTAAAATTTGCTGCTAAACCAGCTTCACGAATTTTAGTTAACACGGGTGGCAGCCAAGGAGGAACAGGGATCAGCACCGGTTTACCGATCTCCTTTACCTTAGGTTGTGGAACATTTGGTGGTAGCTCTGTTTCTGAAAATGTTGGACCAAAACATCTATTGAACATCAAAAAAGTTGCTTATGGCTTAAAAGAAGTCACCACTTTAGTTCAAGACGATCCAACCTTTACTTGTGAAAAGATAGAAGCACAAGAACGCACAGCAGTTTCAACCCAGTCGACTCAAACGATTGCTTCTGCGTCTGCAAATGATGTTGATGTAGAGACACTAGCAAATGTAGTTCGCCAAGTGTTAGCAAGTATGAACTAA
- a CDS encoding BMC domain-containing protein — translation MNQAIGMIETKGLLAMIEATDTMLKSSEVHCIGKKQVGGGLNTVIITGDVAAVETAIQAAVVSVQRLGAGLLTASHVIPRPDIAAEAFIDQAGKPEPIESQPEEPVIVEQIELAEGPETVEIDPKETLIQKLQEMKVTELRKLAKEQPNFSIPQKNIHRTNKEKLVKALSDSLIINE, via the coding sequence ATGAATCAAGCGATTGGCATGATTGAAACCAAAGGATTATTGGCAATGATCGAAGCGACAGATACAATGCTAAAATCTTCTGAAGTTCACTGTATAGGGAAAAAGCAAGTTGGTGGTGGATTAAATACCGTGATTATCACAGGGGATGTTGCAGCAGTTGAAACAGCTATCCAAGCCGCTGTTGTAAGTGTTCAACGGTTAGGCGCAGGACTTTTAACTGCTTCACATGTCATTCCACGACCGGATATTGCAGCTGAAGCGTTTATCGATCAAGCGGGAAAACCTGAACCCATAGAGAGCCAACCCGAAGAGCCGGTGATCGTAGAACAGATCGAACTAGCAGAAGGTCCTGAAACAGTGGAAATCGATCCGAAAGAAACACTAATTCAAAAATTGCAGGAAATGAAAGTCACTGAGCTGAGAAAATTGGCAAAAGAACAACCCAATTTTAGCATTCCACAAAAAAACATCCATCGTACAAATAAAGAAAAACTGGTAAAAGCGCTGAGTGACAGTTTAATAATAAATGAATAG
- a CDS encoding EutN/CcmL family microcompartment protein codes for MVTAKLMDTIWATRKSEKLNGLKLMLAEVSGGSRDGERMIVCDVIGAGIGDRVIVATGTAARRMLEDDSIPVDAAVVGIIDESCESV; via the coding sequence ATGGTAACTGCTAAACTAATGGATACGATTTGGGCGACGCGAAAATCAGAAAAACTAAACGGATTAAAATTAATGCTAGCAGAAGTTTCTGGTGGTTCACGAGATGGCGAACGAATGATTGTTTGTGATGTGATCGGTGCCGGAATTGGGGATCGGGTCATCGTTGCCACAGGGACAGCCGCCAGACGTATGTTAGAAGATGATTCTATTCCTGTAGATGCTGCAGTTGTTGGAATCATTGATGAGAGTTGTGAATCTGTCTAA
- a CDS encoding BMC domain-containing protein yields the protein MDCRIIKSPGEGTLAILNRRKGSKDSLGIPDAVGLVQGKLIEMVCAADIAEKAVGVTVEDIRGSCPQNMILLAIFGDTASVTAAMDEIKKKEHDRLW from the coding sequence ATGGATTGTCGGATTATTAAGTCGCCCGGTGAAGGAACATTGGCTATTTTAAATCGTCGAAAAGGCTCAAAAGATAGTTTAGGGATTCCCGATGCGGTTGGGTTAGTTCAAGGGAAACTCATCGAAATGGTCTGTGCTGCCGACATTGCAGAAAAAGCAGTCGGTGTAACGGTAGAAGATATTCGCGGAAGTTGTCCTCAAAATATGATTTTATTGGCAATTTTTGGCGATACAGCATCGGTTACCGCTGCAATGGATGAGATCAAGAAAAAGGAACATGATCGCTTATGGTAA
- the eutJ gene encoding ethanolamine utilization protein EutJ translates to MKRQSMEVCNQFVADFEKVIKKPKKHLSKTYYTGVDLGTACVVLAILDENYQPVAGAYRYADVVRDGMVVDYIGAVELVRELKEELEQKLGTELIYAAASLPPGTDELDGGAIKNVVQSAGFELTNLLDEPTAANQLLNVTDGAVVDIGGGTTGISILENGQVIKVADEATGGTHLSLVIAGAYKFSFEAAEKYKRNQKNHDELLTVLKPVIEKISSIIIQQTQGYNVEGIYLVGGTACLKNIETIIEKVTGIPTYKPTNPMFVTPLGIALSCTDQVLT, encoded by the coding sequence ATGAAAAGACAATCAATGGAAGTATGTAATCAGTTTGTTGCAGATTTTGAAAAAGTGATCAAAAAACCCAAAAAACATCTTTCAAAAACCTACTATACTGGAGTCGATTTAGGAACCGCTTGTGTTGTGCTAGCTATTTTAGATGAAAACTATCAACCTGTGGCAGGCGCTTATCGTTATGCGGATGTTGTTCGAGACGGTATGGTCGTTGATTATATTGGTGCAGTTGAACTTGTTCGAGAACTTAAAGAAGAACTGGAACAAAAATTAGGTACGGAACTAATTTATGCGGCAGCGTCATTACCACCTGGAACAGATGAATTAGATGGCGGTGCAATCAAAAATGTGGTTCAGAGTGCTGGTTTTGAATTGACCAATCTATTAGATGAACCGACAGCAGCCAACCAATTGCTCAACGTTACTGATGGGGCAGTAGTCGATATTGGTGGTGGAACTACAGGGATTTCTATCTTGGAAAATGGTCAAGTTATTAAAGTAGCTGATGAAGCGACTGGCGGTACACATTTGTCTCTGGTAATTGCTGGCGCTTATAAATTTAGCTTTGAAGCAGCAGAAAAATATAAGCGAAATCAGAAGAACCATGATGAATTGTTGACCGTTTTGAAACCTGTGATCGAAAAAATTTCTTCAATTATTATTCAGCAGACACAAGGCTATAACGTCGAAGGTATCTATTTGGTAGGTGGTACTGCTTGTCTTAAAAATATTGAAACAATTATAGAAAAAGTGACTGGAATCCCAACATACAAACCAACAAATCCAATGTTTGTTACACCGTTAGGCATTGCTTTGAGTTGCACGGATCAAGTCTTAACTTAG
- a CDS encoding 1-propanol dehydrogenase PduQ, protein MLKQFKMAAKIITGVDALATIQTLSLKRVLIVCDPFMEENGIAEKISQSLQEKNVCCSIFSEIIPDPTIEVVTKGLMAAIKLKPDGLIALGGGSAMDAAKVIRHIYTIAEKNTSMQLICVPTTSGTGSEVTSFAVISDPKNQSKYALVNDQMIPDLAILDPTLIVSVPKSVTADTGIDVFTHCMEALASTDATDFTDAASEKALKIIWKDLVAVVNDGENLALREQVHNASCLAGIAFSEASLGICHSLAHALGGTFHIPHGRANALLLPHVIRYNAGLELEKEKPSLATYQRIANILGFQAGTPKATVHAMINGLNRQLKQLGISSLITDYGIDSEEFLAAIPEMAVKAMDDKCTITNPRKPNLQELEQLYKRLLRGGY, encoded by the coding sequence ATGTTAAAACAGTTCAAAATGGCAGCAAAAATTATAACAGGAGTAGATGCATTAGCGACGATTCAAACTCTTTCACTTAAACGAGTCTTAATTGTGTGCGATCCATTTATGGAAGAAAATGGAATTGCTGAGAAAATTAGTCAGTCATTACAAGAAAAAAATGTTTGCTGCAGTATTTTTTCAGAGATCATACCTGATCCGACGATTGAAGTTGTTACAAAAGGTTTAATGGCGGCAATTAAATTAAAGCCAGATGGACTAATTGCCTTAGGCGGTGGTTCAGCAATGGATGCAGCCAAAGTTATTCGTCATATTTACACAATAGCGGAAAAGAATACTTCAATGCAGCTCATTTGTGTTCCTACAACAAGTGGAACAGGTAGTGAAGTAACCTCTTTTGCTGTGATTTCTGATCCAAAAAATCAAAGTAAATATGCACTAGTAAATGATCAAATGATCCCAGATTTAGCAATTTTAGATCCGACATTGATTGTGAGTGTACCAAAAAGTGTAACAGCTGATACTGGAATCGATGTTTTTACTCATTGCATGGAGGCTTTAGCGTCAACGGATGCGACTGATTTTACAGATGCTGCCAGTGAAAAAGCTTTAAAAATCATATGGAAAGACTTAGTTGCTGTCGTGAACGACGGGGAAAATTTAGCGCTTCGGGAACAAGTCCATAATGCATCTTGTTTAGCTGGAATTGCTTTTAGTGAGGCTTCATTAGGAATTTGTCATAGCTTAGCTCACGCCTTAGGTGGAACGTTTCATATTCCGCATGGTCGAGCAAATGCACTGTTATTACCACATGTTATTCGCTACAATGCAGGGTTAGAATTAGAAAAAGAAAAGCCTAGTTTAGCAACCTATCAAAGAATTGCGAATATTTTAGGCTTTCAAGCTGGAACACCCAAAGCAACAGTTCATGCTATGATCAACGGATTGAACCGACAATTGAAACAATTAGGCATTTCAAGTTTAATTACAGACTATGGGATTGATTCAGAAGAATTTTTAGCAGCGATTCCAGAAATGGCCGTAAAAGCGATGGATGATAAATGTACGATTACAAATCCACGAAAACCGAACCTACAAGAGTTAGAACAACTATATAAGAGGTTGCTAAGAGGTGGTTATTAA
- a CDS encoding EutP/PduV family microcompartment system protein, with the protein MKKRILIIGPNPRHTNIIAQAIEQSSQPIRKVANILFTEQTIIVPSSYLESPWMHKHIISLQQKASKVLFLVPIPSMKKSYPPNFAQAQRVPVIGVAVFETKEQKMSEEITAKNSLEEIGCTERQFFLHLDKEEIQGFVEEIR; encoded by the coding sequence ATGAAGAAACGTATTTTAATTATTGGACCGAATCCTCGACATACGAATATCATCGCACAAGCTATTGAACAATCAAGCCAGCCGATACGCAAAGTGGCTAATATCTTGTTTACTGAGCAAACGATTATTGTTCCAAGTTCCTATTTAGAAAGTCCGTGGATGCACAAGCATATTATTTCATTGCAGCAAAAAGCTAGTAAAGTTCTTTTTTTGGTGCCCATTCCTAGTATGAAAAAAAGCTATCCACCTAACTTTGCTCAGGCGCAACGAGTGCCAGTGATCGGTGTTGCGGTTTTTGAAACGAAGGAACAGAAGATGAGTGAAGAAATAACTGCAAAAAATAGTTTAGAGGAAATTGGCTGTACAGAACGACAATTTTTCCTTCATTTAGACAAAGAAGAAATTCAGGGGTTTGTTGAAGAAATTAGGTGA
- a CDS encoding BMC domain-containing protein: protein MEEDAPRRVIEESVPGKQVTLAHVIAAPIPEVYESLGIEAQGAIGILTISPVEAAIIAADVAGKSAGVEVDFLDRFTGSVLVSGDVQSVEVALKAVVTILKEKLNYDIVPVSKT from the coding sequence ATGGAAGAAGACGCTCCAAGACGAGTCATTGAAGAATCTGTTCCAGGTAAACAAGTGACTTTAGCACATGTGATTGCGGCACCGATTCCAGAAGTATACGAATCATTAGGAATCGAAGCACAAGGAGCTATCGGTATTTTAACGATTTCACCGGTGGAAGCAGCTATTATTGCTGCCGATGTAGCGGGGAAAAGTGCGGGTGTCGAAGTTGATTTCCTAGATCGATTTACAGGATCTGTTTTGGTTAGTGGTGATGTTCAAAGCGTAGAAGTTGCCTTGAAAGCTGTCGTAACGATTTTAAAAGAAAAATTAAACTATGACATCGTGCCGGTGAGCAAAACATGA
- the cutD gene encoding choline TMA-lyase-activating enzyme — protein MNTQNTTTIERQAMIFNVQKYSLYDGPGIRTIVFFKGCPLRCQWCANPEGLERKFEVMYKESVCSDCRACIDVCPMGIHYMDENDHHQVRRDIACNGCRACVDVCPMKALNITGEIKTISELMEVIHEDDAFYEQSGGGVTLSGGECTAQPEAALALLQACRADGINTAIETCGHSRMDRLMKIAEYVNLFLFDLKHMNSVRHNELTGISNEKILENLKEVLEAGHQVQIRMPMLKMINDSRKEIQQIIDFLLPYKDYPNFLGIDLLPYHKLGVNKYGQLGMEYPVAGDPSLSDEELDQIEGWIKEYEFPVRVVRH, from the coding sequence ATGAATACTCAAAACACAACGACAATTGAACGGCAAGCGATGATCTTTAATGTACAAAAATATAGTTTATACGATGGTCCTGGGATTCGTACGATCGTTTTTTTCAAAGGCTGTCCACTGAGATGCCAATGGTGTGCCAATCCAGAAGGACTTGAACGGAAATTCGAAGTAATGTACAAAGAAAGCGTCTGTAGTGATTGTCGTGCGTGCATCGATGTGTGTCCGATGGGTATTCATTACATGGATGAAAATGATCATCATCAAGTACGACGCGACATAGCCTGTAACGGTTGTCGCGCCTGCGTTGATGTCTGTCCGATGAAGGCTTTGAATATTACAGGTGAGATCAAAACCATTTCTGAATTGATGGAAGTGATTCATGAAGATGATGCTTTTTATGAACAATCTGGCGGCGGCGTTACGCTTAGTGGCGGTGAATGTACAGCTCAACCGGAAGCCGCATTAGCTTTATTGCAAGCTTGCCGTGCAGATGGAATCAATACAGCGATTGAAACCTGTGGTCATTCAAGAATGGATCGACTAATGAAAATAGCCGAATACGTCAACTTGTTTTTATTTGATTTAAAACATATGAATTCTGTTCGCCACAATGAACTAACAGGTATTAGTAATGAAAAAATTCTAGAAAACCTGAAAGAGGTTTTAGAAGCCGGACATCAAGTTCAAATCCGGATGCCAATGTTGAAAATGATTAATGATAGTCGTAAAGAGATTCAACAAATTATTGATTTTTTACTTCCATACAAAGACTATCCAAACTTTCTAGGAATTGATTTACTTCCTTATCATAAACTCGGGGTCAATAAATACGGACAGTTAGGGATGGAATATCCGGTAGCTGGTGATCCTTCATTATCTGATGAAGAGTTAGATCAGATTGAAGGCTGGATCAAAGAATATGAGTTCCCAGTTCGAGTTGTCCGTCATTAG
- the cutC gene encoding choline trimethylamine-lyase, with amino-acid sequence MDIKEFSAKLAEATKELSSEERSALMKMFATVADDTTETSSTSGGFASDNESAIPNGITGRLEALKANYLKQKPTITTHRARVITELAKENPGMPKNVLRAKSFKRCCETAPLVIQDNELIVGAPNGAPRAGAFSPDIAWRWMEEEIDTISSRPQDPFYISDEDKRIMREELFPFWKGRSIDEYCEDQFREAGVWELSGESFVSDCSYHQLNGGGDSNPGYDVILMKKGMLDIQKEAQEHLANLDYQNPDDIQKIYFYKSLIDTTEGVMIYARRMSEYAAQLAQQETNPKRKAELQKISEINAKVPAHKPETFWEAIQAVWTIESLLVVEENQTGMSIGRVDQYMYPFFKNDLDKGKMNEFEAFELAGCMLIKMSEMMWITSEGGSKFFAGYQPFVNMCVGGVTREGHDATNELTYLLMDAVRHVKVYQPSLACRIHNRSPREYLKKIVDVVRAGIGFPACHFDDTHIKMMLAKGVSIEDARDYCLMGCVEPQKAGRLYQWTSTAYTQWPICIELVLNRGVPLWYGKEVCPDMGDISQFTTYEQFEEAVKGQIKYITKWSSVATVITQRVHRDLAPKPLMSLMYEGCMENGKDVSEGGAMYNFGPGVVWSGLATYADSMAAIKKLVFDDKKYTLEELNRALKADFVGYEQIRTDCLNAPKYGNDDDYADLIAAELIHFTEAEHRQYKTLYSELCHGTLSISNNTPLGQMTGASANGRKAWIPLSDGISPSQGADFKGPTAIVKSISKMANDTMNMGMVHNFKIMSGLLNTPEGEESLITLLKTASILGNGEMQFNYLDNETMLAAQRHPEEYRDLIVRVAGYSAFFVELCKDVQDEIISRTMLTKF; translated from the coding sequence ATGGATATTAAAGAATTTTCGGCAAAATTAGCCGAAGCAACCAAAGAACTAAGTTCAGAAGAACGTAGTGCCTTGATGAAAATGTTTGCAACCGTTGCAGATGATACAACAGAAACTAGTTCGACAAGTGGTGGCTTTGCTTCTGACAATGAATCGGCAATTCCCAATGGGATTACGGGTCGTTTAGAAGCTTTAAAGGCAAATTATTTAAAACAAAAACCGACGATCACAACGCATCGTGCAAGAGTAATCACTGAACTTGCCAAAGAAAATCCAGGAATGCCCAAAAATGTTTTAAGAGCAAAATCATTTAAACGATGTTGTGAAACAGCTCCCTTAGTTATTCAAGATAATGAATTGATCGTAGGAGCACCCAATGGCGCACCACGAGCAGGCGCTTTTTCTCCAGACATCGCTTGGCGTTGGATGGAAGAGGAAATCGATACGATTTCAAGTCGCCCCCAAGATCCGTTCTATATTTCCGATGAAGATAAACGGATTATGCGCGAAGAGCTATTTCCATTTTGGAAGGGCAGATCAATTGATGAATATTGCGAAGATCAATTCCGCGAAGCAGGGGTTTGGGAATTATCTGGGGAGTCATTTGTTTCCGATTGTTCATACCATCAATTAAATGGTGGTGGCGATTCTAATCCAGGCTATGATGTTATTTTAATGAAAAAAGGCATGTTGGATATTCAAAAAGAAGCGCAAGAACATTTAGCAAACTTAGACTATCAAAATCCTGATGACATTCAAAAAATTTATTTCTATAAATCATTGATCGATACAACTGAAGGTGTCATGATTTATGCCCGTCGAATGTCTGAATACGCAGCACAATTAGCGCAACAAGAAACAAATCCTAAACGTAAAGCTGAATTACAAAAAATTTCTGAAATAAATGCAAAAGTTCCAGCACACAAACCAGAAACTTTCTGGGAAGCGATTCAGGCAGTTTGGACAATTGAATCATTACTTGTTGTAGAGGAAAATCAAACTGGGATGTCAATTGGCCGTGTGGATCAATATATGTACCCATTTTTCAAAAATGATTTAGATAAAGGTAAAATGAATGAATTTGAAGCATTTGAATTAGCGGGTTGTATGTTGATTAAAATGTCTGAAATGATGTGGATCACAAGTGAAGGCGGTTCTAAATTCTTCGCTGGCTATCAACCATTTGTTAACATGTGTGTTGGTGGCGTGACCCGTGAAGGACACGATGCTACAAATGAACTAACTTACTTATTAATGGATGCAGTTCGTCATGTCAAAGTTTATCAACCATCATTAGCTTGTCGAATCCATAATCGCTCACCACGTGAATATTTGAAGAAAATTGTAGACGTTGTTCGTGCAGGGATCGGTTTCCCAGCTTGTCACTTTGATGATACACATATCAAAATGATGCTAGCAAAAGGGGTGTCAATCGAAGATGCCCGTGATTATTGTTTAATGGGCTGTGTTGAACCGCAAAAAGCAGGCCGCTTATATCAGTGGACTTCAACAGCTTATACACAATGGCCGATCTGTATCGAACTTGTTTTAAATCGTGGTGTACCGTTATGGTACGGCAAAGAAGTTTGTCCAGATATGGGGGATATTTCTCAATTTACCACATACGAACAATTTGAGGAAGCCGTTAAAGGGCAAATCAAATATATTACAAAATGGTCATCCGTTGCTACGGTCATTACGCAACGAGTTCATCGCGATTTAGCACCGAAGCCATTAATGTCATTGATGTACGAAGGATGTATGGAAAATGGTAAAGATGTTTCCGAAGGTGGCGCAATGTATAACTTTGGACCAGGTGTTGTTTGGTCTGGATTAGCGACTTATGCGGATTCAATGGCGGCTATCAAAAAACTAGTTTTCGATGACAAAAAATATACACTAGAAGAATTAAACCGTGCCTTGAAAGCTGATTTTGTTGGCTATGAGCAAATTCGTACCGATTGCTTAAATGCACCAAAATATGGCAATGATGATGATTACGCAGATTTAATTGCAGCGGAATTGATTCACTTTACAGAAGCAGAACACCGTCAATACAAAACGTTGTATTCAGAACTATGTCATGGAACATTATCGATTTCAAATAACACACCTCTAGGCCAAATGACTGGTGCTTCGGCAAATGGTCGTAAAGCTTGGATTCCGTTGTCTGATGGTATTAGCCCATCACAAGGAGCGGACTTTAAAGGACCGACAGCAATTGTGAAATCTATTTCTAAAATGGCGAACGACACAATGAACATGGGAATGGTGCATAACTTCAAGATCATGTCAGGTTTATTAAATACTCCTGAAGGTGAAGAAAGTTTGATCACTTTATTAAAAACAGCCAGCATTTTAGGTAATGGTGAAATGCAATTTAACTATTTAGATAATGAAACAATGTTAGCAGCTCAAAGACATCCAGAAGAATACCGTGATTTAATCGTTAGGGTAGCAGGATACAGTGCGTTCTTCGTTGAGTTATGTAAGGATGTTCAAGATGAAATCATCAGCCGAACAATGTTAACGAAGTTTTAA
- a CDS encoding aldehyde dehydrogenase family protein, whose translation MQYVDEDLLSIQEARILVETARDAQQLVKDYEQKNLDAIIKQLLEKIKPEISHFLAAEVEETNMGCYKDKELLTAEFLEALSNELEPQLCVGNIVEDSAGNVLQVGVPFGVIPVLLPAENAALNVIYSLTIGIKSGNAMLLIPHAKAQKTTQLVFQKVKEICEKNGLPKGYLGCISSLTENGVNEILASPDISMILAIGNQNYINAANYQRPIIYGGSGATPVFIERSANVKQAVEAIITSRAYDCGLLPATEQYLIAEGVIASEVKDLLLQQGAHFLSKEEEHNLLELLQPENNQINPACIGKNALWLANAAKINVAPSTKVLVSEQHYMYDEDPFANEMKCPVLAFYLEPDWMHACEKSIRLLKEKNNGHTLAIHSQNKSVLKEFALKKPVGRMIVNAPASTASLGLNSTLPVSIILGGFTTGRGISAKNISAKDLTYVREISYPMDSIVEDKTTEPKNGLDTEVLEKILKKIMEK comes from the coding sequence ATGCAATATGTAGACGAAGATCTATTATCAATTCAAGAGGCTCGTATTTTAGTTGAAACGGCACGTGATGCACAACAATTAGTGAAAGACTACGAGCAAAAAAATCTTGATGCTATTATAAAACAACTACTTGAGAAAATTAAACCAGAAATTAGCCATTTTTTAGCAGCTGAGGTCGAAGAAACCAATATGGGCTGCTACAAAGATAAAGAGCTACTGACAGCAGAGTTTTTGGAAGCGTTATCTAATGAGTTGGAGCCGCAGCTTTGTGTTGGAAATATCGTAGAAGATTCAGCGGGGAATGTTCTACAAGTTGGCGTACCATTTGGGGTAATTCCAGTTCTATTACCAGCAGAAAATGCGGCATTAAATGTTATCTATAGTCTAACGATCGGCATAAAATCAGGCAATGCGATGCTCCTGATCCCTCATGCTAAAGCCCAAAAAACAACTCAGCTAGTTTTTCAAAAAGTGAAAGAAATTTGCGAGAAGAATGGGTTGCCTAAAGGCTACTTAGGCTGTATCAGTTCATTAACAGAAAATGGTGTAAACGAGATCCTAGCCAGTCCAGACATTTCAATGATTTTAGCTATTGGTAATCAAAACTATATCAACGCAGCCAATTACCAACGGCCGATCATTTATGGCGGATCAGGTGCAACACCAGTTTTTATTGAACGTTCAGCAAATGTAAAACAAGCAGTTGAAGCAATTATAACAAGTCGTGCATATGACTGCGGGTTATTACCAGCGACAGAACAATATTTAATAGCAGAAGGAGTCATTGCATCTGAAGTTAAAGACTTGTTGTTGCAACAAGGTGCGCATTTCTTGTCAAAAGAAGAAGAACACAATTTACTAGAGTTGCTACAACCAGAAAATAATCAAATCAATCCAGCTTGTATTGGAAAAAATGCTCTTTGGTTAGCTAACGCAGCAAAAATCAATGTAGCCCCATCGACGAAAGTCTTGGTTTCAGAGCAACATTATATGTATGACGAAGATCCCTTTGCAAATGAGATGAAGTGTCCAGTTTTGGCTTTTTACTTAGAACCAGATTGGATGCATGCCTGTGAAAAATCGATCCGATTATTAAAAGAAAAAAATAACGGACATACACTAGCAATTCATTCGCAAAACAAGTCAGTTTTGAAAGAATTTGCCTTAAAAAAACCTGTAGGACGCATGATTGTGAATGCACCGGCGAGTACGGCAAGTTTGGGATTGAATTCGACTTTACCGGTATCAATTATTCTTGGTGGCTTTACCACAGGACGCGGGATTAGTGCCAAAAACATTTCTGCAAAAGATTTGACGTATGTTCGAGAAATCAGCTATCCAATGGATTCGATCGTAGAAGATAAGACAACAGAGCCCAAAAACGGCTTGGATACAGAAGTATTAGAAAAAATCTTAAAAAAAATAATGGAAAAATAA